In Citrus sinensis cultivar Valencia sweet orange chromosome 4, DVS_A1.0, whole genome shotgun sequence, one DNA window encodes the following:
- the LOC107177711 gene encoding protein NIM1-INTERACTING 2, with translation MSDGQGTEPEKRKAGPSDVAGGSQKRPRDGSREETAVTEEEVEEFFAILRRIHVAVNYFKSSNGGNRHLTEGRSLALQLEINDTVKAAEDVKVNTGFDLNADPDTDPDPGLV, from the coding sequence ATGTCGGACGGTCAAGGAACGGAGCCGGAGAAGAGAAAAGCGGGGCCAAGCGACGTCGCCGGAGGGTCTCAAAAGAGGCCGCGAGATGGTAGCAGAGAGGAGACGGCCGTGACGGAGGAGGAGGTCGAGGAGTTCTTTGCAATCCTCAGAAGAATACACGTGGCTGTTAATTACTTCAAGTCTAGTAACGGCGGAAACCGTCACTTAACGGAGGGACGGTCATTGGCTTTACAATTAGAAATCAACGACACCGTTAAAGCAGCCGAGGACGTCAAAGTAAATACGGGTTTCGATTTAAATGCTGATCCGGATACCGATCCCGATCCGGGACTGGTTTAG
- the LOC102610919 gene encoding protein NIM1-INTERACTING 2-like has protein sequence MEGEKRRREHNGELEGKRTKGEDVNEVAGQTQTVTEDEVEEFYAILRRIHVAVKYFEKVDNEARHKLTDTGWRPRFEPEDFDEHDGVNDAGVNNNRGQKEEGVEEGEEDSGLDLNSDPTSFTSKKYR, from the coding sequence ATGGAGGGAGAGAAAAGGAGACGGGAGCATAACGGAGAGCTGGAAGGGAAGAGAACGAAGGGAGAAGACGTTAATGAAGTAGCAGGGCAGACGCAGACGGTGACGGAGGACGAGGTGGAGGAGTTTTATGCGATACTGAGGAGGATACACGTGGCGGTTAAGTACTTCGAGAAGGTTGACAACGAGGCACGGCATAAGTTGACGGATACAGGATGGCGGCCACGCTTCGAACCCGAAGATTTCGACGAACATGACGGCGTTAATGATGCTGGTGTTAACAACAACCGAGGCCAAAAGGAGGAAGGCGTAGAGGAGGGGGAGGAGGATTCTGGTTTGGATCTGAACTCTGATCCTACATCATTCACCTCCAAAAAATATCGTTGA
- the LOC102611225 gene encoding alpha-xylosidase 1: MKSSLCFFSFLLALLLCILSANSSSTPPTKIGKGYRLISIEEVDGGILGHLQVKEKNNIYGPDIPLLQLFVKHETEDRLRVHITDAQKQRWEVPYNLLPREQPPKLKQTIGRTRKNPIAVSDYSSNGLIFSYSADPFSFAVKRKSNGETLFNTSSDESDPFGPMVFKDQYLEISTKLPKDASLYGLGENTQPHGIKLYPNDPYTLYTTDVSAINLNTDLYGSHPVYMDLRNVNGEGAAHGVLLLSSNGMDVFYTGTSLTYKIIGGVFDFYFFAGPSPLAVVDQYTAFIGRPAPMPYWSLGFHQCRWGYHNLSVVEDVVENYKKAKIPLDVIWNDDDHMDGHKDFTLNPTNYPRPKLLAFLEKIHKIGMKYIVIIDPGIGVNSSYGVYQRGIANDVFIKYEGEPYLAQVWPGAVNFPDFLNPKTVSWWGDEIRRFHELVPVDGLWIDMNEASNFCSGLCKIPKGKQCPTGTGPGWVCCLDCKNITKTRWDDPPYKINASGLQVPIGFKTIATSAYHYNGVLEYDAHSIYGFSQSIATHKALLGLEGKRPFILSRSTFVGSGHYAAHWTGDNKGTWEDLKYSISTMLNFGIFGVPMVGSDICGFYPAPTEELCNRWIEVGAFYPFSRDHANYYSPRQELYQWESVAESARNALGMRYKLLPFLYTLNYEAHLSGAPIARPLFFSFPNYVECYNVSTQFLLGSSLMVSPVLEQGKSQVKALFPPGSWYNVFDMTQAISSKDGKFVTLDAPLHVVNVHLYQNTILPMQQGGLISKEARMTPFSLVVTFPAGASGVQAKGKLYLDEDELPEMKLGNGYSTYVDFFATTGNGTVKIWSEVQEGKFALSKGWIIDSVTVLGLGGSGKASTLEINGSPTNANSKIEFNASEQKHLNSVEDEQKSVMVGIKGLSFPVGKNFVMSWKMGISG; the protein is encoded by the exons ATGAAATCCTCTTTgtgcttcttttcttttcttctggCTTTGCTATTATGTATCTTGAGTGCAAACTCTTCCTCCACTCCACCTACCAAGATAGGCAAAGGCTACCGTCTGATCTCCATTGAGGAGGTTGATGGAGGCATTCTGGGCCATCTCCAAgtcaaagagaaaaacaatatCTATGGCCCAGATATCCCTCTCTTGCAGCTCTTTGTCAA GCATGAAACTGAAGATCGATTGAGAGTTCACATAACAGATGCACAGAAGCAAAGATGGGAAGTACCGTACAATCTTTTACCGAGAGAGCAGCCACCGAAGCTAAAACAAACCATTGGAAGAACGCGAAAGAACCCAATAGCAGTCTCTGATTATTCAAGCAATGGCCTTATTTTTAGCTACTCAGCTGACCCGTTTAGCTTCGCCGTGAAAAGGAAATCAAACGGGGAGACCCTTTTCAATACGAGCTCCGATGAGTCCGACCCGTTTGGTCCAATGGTCTTTAAAGACCAGTACCTCGAGATTTCcacaaaattaccaaaagaTGCCTCACTGTACGGTCTAGGTGAAAACACACAGCCACATGGAATCAAACTTTACCCAAACGATCCTTACACTCTGTACACGACTGATGTTTCAGCCATTAATCTTAACACTGATCTTTACGGGTCTCACCCGGTGTACATGGATCTTAGGAATGTGAATGGTGAGGGTGCAGCCCATGGAGTGCTGCTGCTTAGCAGCAATGGCATGGATGTTTTCTATACAGGAACATCTTTGACGTACAAAATTATTGGGGGTGTTTTCGACTTTTACTTCTTCGCTGGGCCTTCACCGCTTGCTGTTGTTGATCAGTATACAGCATTTATTGGGAGGCCTGCTCCTATGCCTTACTGGTCTCTAG GATTCCACCAGTGCAGATGGGGTTACCATAACCTGTCTGTGGTCGAAGATGTTGTTGAGAACTACAAGAAGGCTAAAATTCCACTCGATGTGATCTGGAATGATGATGATCACATGGACGGACACAAGGATTTCACTCTCAATCCTACCAACTATCCTCGTCCGAAGCTTTTGGCATTCCttgaaaaaatacataaaataggTATGAAATACATTGTCATTATTGACCCTGGAATTGGAGTAAATTCTAGCTATGGTGTGTATCAAAGAGGCATAGCGAATGATGTTTTCATCAAGTATGAGGGTGAACCTTACTTGGCTCAAGTTTGGCCTGGGGCTGTCAATTTTCCTGACTTCCTCAATCCAAAAACCGTTTCATGGTGGGGTGATGAAATTCGCCGCTTTCATGAACTTGTCCCTGTAGATGGCTTGTGGATTGACATGAATGAAGCTTCAAATTTCTGTTCTGGACTTTGCAAAATACCTAAGGGCAAGCAATGTCCAACTGGGACTGGACCCGGTTGGGTCTGTTGCTTGGACTGCAAGAATATAACCAAAACAAGATGGGACGATCCTCCTTACAAGATAAATGCTTCAGGATTGCAGGTGCCAATAGGGTTCAAAACCATAGCCACTAGTGCATATCACTACAATGGTGTTCTGGAATATGATGCTCACAGTATTTATGGATTCTCTCAATCCATTGCAACTCACAAGGCTCTTCTAGGGCTTGAAGGCAAGAGGCCATTCATATTATCACGCTCTACTTTTGTTGGTTCTGGTCATTATGCTGCACACTGGACGGGTGATAATAAGGGAACATGGGAAGATCTAAAGTATTCTATTTCAACCATGCTGAACTTCGGCATATTTGGGGTTCCAATGGTTGGTTCCGATATATGTGGGTTCTATCCTGCCCCAACAGAAGAGCTTTGTAACCGATGGATAGAAGTAGGTGCATTCTATCCGTTCTCAAGGGATCATGCAAACTACTACTCCCCAAGACAGGAGCTTTATCAGTGGGAGTCAGTAGCAGAGTCCGCCCGAAATGCTCTGGGTATGAGGTATAAACTACTTCCTTTCCTGTACACGTTGAACTATGAAGCCCATTTAAGTGGAGCTCCAATAGCCAGGCCACTTTTCTTCTCATTCCCAAATTATGTCGAGTGTTACAATGTGAGCACCCAGTTCTTGCTGGGGAGCAGCCTGATGGTTTCTCCAGTGCTTGAGCAGGGGAAGTCACAGGTTAAAGCACTCTTTCCTCCAGGTAGTTGGTACAATGTGTTTGATATGACACAAGCCATTTCATCGAAAGATGGGAAATTTGTTACGCTTGATGCACCTTTACATGTGGTTAACGTGCACTTGTACCAGAATACCATCCTTCCAATGCAGCAAGGTGGACTAATTTCCAAGGAAGCTAGAATGACGCCTTTTAGCCTCGTAGTGACCTTCCCTGCAGGAGCAAGTGGGGTACAAGCCAAAGGAAAACTTTACCTTGACGAGGATGAGCTTCCAGAGATGAAACTTGGGAATGGGTACTCGAcatatgttgatttttttgcTACCACTGGTAACGGAACTGTGAAGATTTGGTCAGAAGTTCAGGAGGGCAAGTTTGCTTTAAGTAAGGGTTGGATCATTGATAGTGTAACTGTGCTGGGATTAGGTGGAAGTGGCAAGGCATCTACACTTGAGATTAATGGAAGCCCCACAAATGCTAACTCGAAAATAGAATTCAATGCATCAGAACAGAAGCACTTGAATTCGGTGGAGGATGAGCAAAAGAGTGTGATGGTAGGGATCAAGGGTCTCAGTTTTCCGGTGGGCAAAAATTTTGTCATGTCCTGGAAAATGGGGATAAGTGGTTGA